AGCGCCACCCAGACGTAGCCGGTGAGCAGGCACGCCCATTCCGTGACGACCATCTCCGGCGAGTTCTCGAGCAGCACGGCCAGGCGGTCGCCGCGGCGCATGCCGCGCCGGGCGAGCGCATCGGCGAGGCGCAGTGCGGCCTCGTAAAGGGTGGCGTAGGAAACCGTCGCTGCCGCGTTGTAGCGGCGCGCGCGCTCGTCCAGGAACAGGGAGGTCAGCGCCGGTGCGTCACCGTAGCGCTCGCCCAGCTCGTGGATCAGCTCGCTTACCGAGCCCACGACGCCGTCAGCTGCCGGCCAGATCGAGCTCTTCGTGTAGCTCGATCCATGCGCGATGGACTTCGGCCTCGAGGTCCAGGGGGGTGCCGTTGTTCTCGATGACGCGAGTGGCGATGCGCCGGCGCGTCTCGTTGTCGGCCTGCGCGGCCATGCGCAGCCGCACGTCGGCCGGATCCATGCCCCGCAGGCGAACGAGGCGCTCCCCGACGACCTCCGGATCGGCCAGCACCACCCATAGCCGGCCGCCGCCGCCGCTCCAGCCCGTCTCCGTCATCAGGGCAGCCTCGATGAAAATGACGGCATCGGGCTCATCGATGATGATGTCGCGGATTCGCGCGGCGATCTCCGCGCGCACCAGCGGATGCACGATCCGGTTGAGGTCCTCCAGCGCCGCGCGGTCGCCGAAAACCACGGCTCCGAGCTTTGCCCGGTC
This is a stretch of genomic DNA from Candidatus Limnocylindrales bacterium. It encodes these proteins:
- the coaE gene encoding dephospho-CoA kinase (Dephospho-CoA kinase (CoaE) performs the final step in coenzyme A biosynthesis.), translating into MATIIGLTGGIGSGKSTVAQLLAERGAHVLDADAVAHEVYAPSTLGFERVVERFGRDIVGADGSIDRAKLGAVVFGDRAALEDLNRIVHPLVRAEIAARIRDIIIDEPDAVIFIEAALMTETGWSGGGGRLWVVLADPEVVGERLVRLRGMDPADVRLRMAAQADNETRRRIATRVIENNGTPLDLEAEVHRAWIELHEELDLAGS